A genomic segment from Spinacia oleracea cultivar Varoflay chromosome 3, BTI_SOV_V1, whole genome shotgun sequence encodes:
- the LOC110787252 gene encoding protein MIZU-KUSSEI 1 translates to MGKKKHAMEINSCKDLTEESPRKSSSAQEGQPPLSLVEPSVKNKLHKFPKTMRMIRSIIRSFPIISTPKPCSRLPEISFRINSVSHRVTGTLLGYKKGKVSFSLQETSKSLPTLVLDLPIQTHVLQKEMSVGMVRIALECEKRDEKERMGLLEEPVWDMFCNGKKLGYAVKREANEMELSIMELLKVITMGVGVLPSSEFSDGDHDDELAYIRINFDHVVGSKDSETLYMMCPEGNNIIDLSIFFVRI, encoded by the coding sequence atggGAAAAAAGAAACATGCTATGGAAATCAATTCTTGTAAAGATTTAACAGAAGAATCACCTAGAAAATCATCTTCTGCACAAGAAGGGCAACCCCCTCTTTCCCTAGTAGAACCTTCTGTTAAGAACAAACTCCATAAATTCCCGAAAACAATGCGGATGATCCGGTCCATAATCCGGTCATTCCCCATTATAAGCACCCCGAAACCTTGTAGTAGGTTACCGGAGATCAGCTTTCGAATCAATAGCGTGAGTCACCGGGTGACAGGCACATTATTGGGGTACAAGAAGGGTAAGGTGAGTTTTTCATTGCAAGAAACAAGCAAGAGTTTGCCTACATTGGTGTTGGATTTACCTATACAAACCCACGTTCTACAAAAAGAAATGAGCGTAGGAATGGTCAGGATTGCCCTTGAATGCGAAAAAAGGGATGAAAAAGAGAGAATGGGTTTGTTAGAAGAGCCTGTATGGGACATGTTCTGTAATGGGAAGAAATTAGGATATGCGGTTAAGAGGGAGGCTAATGAGATGGAGTTGAGTATAATGGAGCTTCTCAAGGTCATTACAATGGGTGTCGGAGTCTTACCATCTTCCGAGTTTTCCGATGGTGATCATGATGACGAGTTGGCCTATATTCGAATCAACTTTGATCATGTTGTTGGGTCCAAGGATTCTGAAACCTTATATATGATGTGCCCAGAAGGGAATAACATTATTGATCTTAGTATTTTCTTTGTAAGGATTTAA